The genomic segment GGGTTTGCCGTCGTTGCTGATGAAGTCAGAAAGCTCTCAGTAAAAACCGGCTCCAGCACTGAGCAGATCGCCAAGATGGTGGCTGATGTGCGCCTAGCCACAGAGGCCACGATTGCGACAATGCAAACCGTCACGGCCACCACCCAATCAGGCGTTATTGCACAGCGGGAAACCGCATTAAAACTGGCCTCAGTCAGGGAAACCAGTGTCCAGGTCAACGACATGATGCGCGACGTGGCCACCAACAATGTGCAGCAAGCCTCAGCCGCAGCAGATCTGTCTGCACAGTTGGCCGGCGTCTCTAACCAGATATCCGAATCACATCACCACATCGAGCAGGCAAACAAAGTAGTCGCCGATCTAGCTCTGCAGTCCAAGGTCATGACCGCACTGGCCAACCGTTTTCAAGTAACAGAGGTCCAGCATGGATAACAAACGCGCAAAAGCAGGAGGCCAAGTTGGCCTCAATGGCGAATGGTACGCTGGGGGGCGCTTTCTTCCATCCACCGCCCTCCCCAGCCGATCCCGCTCAGCGGGAAGCAAATCTCCCAAGAAGGCGCTGGTCTCGCCAGGAGTGCTTGCAACGCCTCCCATGGACGGGGCTGTCGCCATTTTCGCGGCGCTACGCGAGTTCATGCATATCGACCAGGCCTCACAGCTGGCAACAGTGGTCGATCGCCCTGATTCCGCCATTCAACACTACGTCTCGAATGACGTCGAATCCGGGAGGGCCTACCTGCAAGCAGCCGTAGCCGCATACAACGCAGGCCAACGATGGTTTGTTCCCCCGTTGCCGGAGCTTTCACCTGAGTATCGATCAGCAAGCTACCAGGTGTCTGCAAATGGCCAGCTGATGTCCTTCGACCAGAACGGCCGTCTCATGCCTGACGCAAATGGCTTGTACCCTACTCTGCCTACATCAGAAGGTGGCGGGTACATTAGCCAGGTCGATGTTATTGAGCTGAACCGGTTTTATGAGCTTGAGCCGCAATTGCTACCCAAAGACGTGCCAATCGATCTTGCAAATATCGGCCACTGGAAATCACCATACCCCGACCAAGTCGATGATTCGCGATATACACCACCGAGTATGGCACATCGCGCCGAATACTTGCTTGCTTCTCTGGCCAGCAGCTATCAGCTGCAAAGTCTGGTGGTAATTGATGAGATTCGATACTGCAAGGATCTCGGCGATGATATTGAGTCTCTGCGCGAATCCGAGTGGCTGGCCAAAGATGAAACCCAGCGGCCCAGCATAGACTTCTATAGCGTTGAAGCGGTCGAAAACCAAGAGAACGGGGAAAAGTTGACGGTTGTCCTTTTCGATTTCATCGACAGGGATAGTGCGAGTCTGATTGCAACGGCCGTAACCGACATGTCCGGCAAAATCGCTCCATCTCCTGAAAAAGTAGCATCTACCGAAAGAAAGCACGTCCATACTCCGCAATTATGATTGCCTGCATGATGCAAAATAGCCATGGGGTGATCCATGGCTTTTTGATGTATGGATGACGACTTGAGTCTCGGCCCAGACACTGAACTGTGATGCGTGGTTACTTTTTCAGAACTTCGCCGGTTTTGACTTTAACGACCTCGTAGAAGTCATTGTCAGTACGTGCCTTGAAAGCATATCCTGCACGCCAATCTAGCCCGCCCCGGTTCAGATGGTTCTCGATGTAGCTCTCAACCTCGGCCAGTGTATTGAAGCCTTCCGAGAGCCGCTTGCCGGCTTGCTGTAGCTGATAGCGCATGAAAGTTTCCCGGCGGTTGGTTAGATGGCCTGCTCACTGCTACCGGCAGTCCCGGCAGCGCTAAGAAGGCTATCCAGATTAATCTTTAGGCTGTGCCGTGCTGCGCCACATTTCGATCATGTGCGCCAGCCAACCCGGCTCCAGCATATCCACCGCGTAGGCAATCGAATCGTCAGGGCACAGCTCTCGCATGCGTCCCGAGGCAAGGGCAACGTAGCGTCGCTCACCGCTGGAAAGCACGCCGGTACGGGCATAATTTCCCTGCCACGCTTCGCGTGCGATTTCGTCAAGGTGTTCAAGTTGTGTCATGGTGTTTTCCGACATGTCTATGATTGATCGGTTACAGAGTGCGACAGCATTGCCTGAGACAGCAGCCATGCCGTCGTCTGTCAGCTGTCAGTGGACGTATTCCGCCAGCGCACGTCTGTAATAGCGCTCCATATCAACACAGGAGGCGAATCGGTTAGTAAATTTCTTTGTTGGCCATTTTTCGACAATTGTCGGCTCATAAGCCTCAAATACTACTTTCTCAAACTTTCCGGCAAAACCCGAACAGAAAGATAGTTCTATTCCAGTGCGATTCTTGAAATCCTCAAACATCCTTTCAACCAAATCGCGGGCACGGTTTTCAGCTGCGATACGTTGCTTTAATTGGAGTTCCATAATACTTTCGAGCTGTATTGCTGATGGCTCAATAGTAAACCCCTAGAGGTTTAATTGCAATCTTTTCTTGCACCTGACATGCCTGTCGTTGCTATAGCTGAACAATAAAGTTCTTTCCCGTCCAATAAAGTCCTTTCTCTTCCCCGGAGATGCTTGCCTAAAATGGGTAGGTCACGCCCCCCCCCTGCCGAAGAAGCAATTCAGGAAAGAACTTTATTTTTACCATTGGTTTCGTTCATACCAAGAATCAGTGACTTAACAGCCACTCCGGAAAGAACTCTATTTTCTCCCAGCAGTTGCGCAAAAACACGCAGTCCTTCGGCTGCCGCCTCGCGGTAGCGCCGCACAGACTTGGCTACAGCAACCCTGCTGATGGCAAAACGCTGAGCCGCCTCAGCTTGGCTCATGCCCTCCAGCAGCACGGCATGCGCGGCACGGCATGAAGCGCTTTCAGGCTGCCCTCTGGTCATGGTGGTGATGTAGGTAAAGATGTCTTCGGTCATCCCGCTATCTCGCAACATAGGCCGCTCCGGGCGGCCTGGTGAATCGAATTCTGATGCCGGCATCGCCGGCATGGGCAAAGCGACTATTAGCTAGTGCGTTGCAAACCGTCTATTCCAGCGTTCAACCAAGGCAAAAGCCTTGTCTTTGCAAGACACCCAGCGCACAGGCTTCAACTCTTCATCAGTCGAATGCGAAAGCGTGCTGCATTCGTGATCGCTCCATGCCTTCGAAATTGCATAGCCTTGACGGGGAGCGTGTCCTTCTATCTGTAGTCTCATATTCGTCTCCACGAATTACTTCAGGTTGTGATATTGGGCGATGAAGCCCTGAAAATCGCCCTCGCCGGAATCGTGGTACTTCATCCACGAAGCGTACTCTTGCTCAAATGCGGTAGGGGCACGCTCATTC from the Vogesella sp. XCS3 genome contains:
- a CDS encoding helix-turn-helix domain-containing protein — its product is MTEDIFTYITTMTRGQPESASCRAAHAVLLEGMSQAEAAQRFAISRVAVAKSVRRYREAAAEGLRVFAQLLGENRVLSGVAVKSLILGMNETNGKNKVLS